The Macadamia integrifolia cultivar HAES 741 chromosome 4, SCU_Mint_v3, whole genome shotgun sequence genome contains the following window.
AAATCACATCTTGTGTCATGTTTGGTTTATGAATCCCTGTTTTTTGAGGGGTTATATTTGGGTTGACCCTACCGATGTTCACATGACATCAACTCATTGCAAACCTTAGGCTAAATCACATGTATTTGGATACATACATTTTGTTCATTataatttttatgcaaaaattttatttatttattattatggaAAAAGATCCCTACTGGGCTGCGCTTGTGTCCAGACAAATGATACCTCAGCCACAGTCCAATATTGATACTAAGGCGCATGCTCTCGTTGGCTCCCATATTGGTGCAGGGGTCATGTAGCCTGAAAGTCACCGACCCTTTAAATGAATATGATGAGACATGAAAaattcttatccttaatttggTAACTTAtcttaaacaaaacaaaaatctatACCATTATCCTCCACATGAGACTCAAAGGTGGTAAATTTTGCAAGTGGTAAGGCAATAAAAGCCTATGAAAAATAGTAATAAAGACGCCTAAAACCTAATCATGATGCAAGAAAGCAAACATAAAAGACAGGAAAAAATAATCACAGTGATACAATACAaagatttatttgatttgaCAATATTGTCTATGTCCCTGTGAGATGAGAAATGCTTCACAATAGTGGAGAATAGAGTTATTACCACTCATCCTTGAGCCTCCTCTTGCTCAAAGAAAttcttttgtaaaatttttttaacaaagcATATGAGTGTAATTTACTGAAATTTCATATAACCTTGAACATTTCTTTACAAACTACCAAGTAGTACCACCCTAAAACCCTCGCATGAACACCTATTTCATCGAGGCCTTAGTAACGAAGATAACACACATGTGGAGCCGATTTCTCTGGGCCTCAAACCCTTAAGACCTTTAACGACTTTTGGAATCAATCCACAAATCCTtgcaatggaatacaagacatcctaCCCCAGCAATTAAAATGTAGGGTAGATGAATGGATGAAAAATAAACCGTCCCCAACCTACCAAAATCCAATTCAATTTTTAGATCCCGCGCAACAGATGTTTTGGGCCAAAGAATTGGATGAAAATCAGGATGCACTATTGAACTTACATCATCACTAGACATTTTTGAACCACTGTATTATGTTTCCACCACAAGGACTACTGATTACTTCTTCCAGCAATTGCAGGACCAAACTGCAAATATTGATTAATTTCAGTCATGCTTCgaccatccatccatccattcaTCCACCTCCTCAGACCGCACAGTCCACATCTTAAAATCTCTTTGGAATGTCTCAGACTTCTGTGGACGTTACAGAAAagtaaggaaaaaaattattctttaCCCCTCTCAAGTCTCATCTTCACCCACAAATAAGGGAAGTGCATATCTCATGTGGTGGGCATGAATTCTGAAAATGATTTCATCAGAAGGGTTAATAGGGAAAGGGTGTTTCAACAGTTATATACCGTCATGAATTCATGAGGAAAAGTTGGAAAGTTGGGAAAATATTGTGTTCACATCAGGAAGAATCCTACCCTGACTTTCTGTACAGACccgtgagaaaaaaaaaatggatcttTTTGAAGGAGAAGTCCCCTTCCTTCTACTTCTTCACTCtttctttcccattccttgttCTAATCATGCTCACGCTTTTCTTCTCTAGTAGAAGAGTAGTAGACCTGTAAACCAAGAAGATAACTAATGGAAGAGTGAAATGGAGAAAATTAAATAGCAGTGATGGTAGATTCGTAGTTGTACACAAAAATTAAATCTTCTGTGTTTTGTTTCTTCCTTGAAGGGGTCTCACAAATCAAAACAGGAGATCATGGGTCACAAGAGGGAGATAACTTGAGAATTATTTATGAGCATCTGACTGCATGCTGCCACCAGTAACTGTAACAACATCTCtttacccttttcttttacCTCTCCGGGGAGTGACAGCTCAGTTTCACTTGACACCACACTTCAGTTTGAAACGTTCTCTGTTTTCAGCTTTCGAAACTACTCCCCCCTTTCAAGTGGCTCCAACCCCAAGAAAGTCTATGAagggtggtgggggtggtggtggtggtggtggtggtggtgcaatGCTGCTCTCAAAATGGCTGGTTACATTGTTCTCTGCGACAGATACTGATGATGATGCTTCAACTACTGAAACTTGGTAGCTTGACTGTTGCATTGCCATCATTGTTAGAGGGTGGTGGTGGGTATAATAGGAATCCTTGTGGTTGGATTCGTCGAAGCTTGGCCTATCCCAAGACCTGTTCTGACCTGAGAAGCCCGGCatgttattgttattagaacCTGCAGAACACCCAATCACAGCTTACACAGAGATGGAAGAAGTAGCTTTGGAAGTTAGAACTTAGGAGACTTGTCGATGTAGGGACCTTTAATTGGTCCCCATAAGCAGGGAAAAGGAACAACATCTGAAGGATTAGTGCCTACTTTGTCTAGTACAAATCGTTTCTTTGAAGCCCCATCTTCTTAAATTAGTTAAACAAAAAGGCTCAAAGACGGCATTTTTATTATAATCAAAACCAGTTAGAACTTGTCCcaccagagaaaaaaaaagaaaagaaaagaaaagtagaaaCAATCAGAACATAGCAGCACGGAAACCCAAATGCACAGAAAACTAACAAACTACAGAAAAGGTAGCAAAGGGATCAAAAAGGACATACcggagaagaaatcaaaaggggcCTGCCCTGCAGAAAACCCACTATGAGGGAGACTGTTGTTGCTGGAGAAACCATGATGAAACACATCCCTACCAGTTGAAAATGATTCTTCTCCACCACTGGTCAGATGGGGTAAACCATTTGATCCACCTTGATCACCACCAATGAGAACTGCAAATGGGTAGGGAGAAGGGTTGGTGAAGTCTGATCTTGTGGCTGCATCTGGGCAGTAAAAGGTAGCACCTTCCTCCAACCTTCTGTTGACAGTATGGCCTAACTTTCTCCTCCTGTAAGCACTGGACTGCTCTCTGTATTTCCTGGCCATTATAACATGCCAATGGTTCTTGACTGCATTATCAGTCCTCCCGGGAAAGAGCCTAGCAATCATGGCCCATTTGTTTCCGTACAATCTATGAGCAGCCATTagcctctcctcttcttcttcactgaaaGATCTTCTGTTGATCCTTGGGTCTAACTGGTTGAACCATCTCAATCTACAACTCTTACCTACAAACCCCAAAATATTAACGAAAGGAAAACCATAAAAGTTAGATCATTTTGGGTCAAGAActgttttgttttctatttctaaaGTCCCTCTTGTTTCTTACCTGACCTTCCTTCCAACTTCTCTGCGATTAAGTTCCAGTTCTGAGGTCCATAAAGAGAAACAAGTTCCTTGAGTTTAGTGTCTTCGGCGGGCCTCCAATGCCCTCTGGCACAAAGCCTTGACTGCCCACTATCTATTTCCTTCCCATTCATTGAATTCACATTTGGGTTTTCCTCATTTAAATTgttgtagttgttgttgttgtagctGTCTTCCATGGCGGCATTGTTTTCTACAAACCCATCGTTGGAATCTGAGCCCTTACAGTGGCAACTATCTCGCGAAGAAGAGCCACCCGAAACTACTCCATACTTGGGACTGAGGGAAAGAGAGCCCATATCAGCTAAAACCCCCATTGAAGGAGGGGAAGAGGAAGTAGAGGAATGATTACTTAGCCAATTCCATGAGTTATCAGTGCTGCTGCCGCAGAACTGTTGCAAGGTCATGTTCATGGCCAGAGAAAAGACGATAAgagccg
Protein-coding sequences here:
- the LOC122076212 gene encoding uncharacterized protein LOC122076212, translating into MNMTLQQFCGSSTDNSWNWLSNHSSTSSSPPSMGVLADMGSLSLSPKYGVVSGGSSSRDSCHCKGSDSNDGFVENNAAMEDSYNNNNYNNLNEENPNVNSMNGKEIDSGQSRLCARGHWRPAEDTKLKELVSLYGPQNWNLIAEKLEGRSGKSCRLRWFNQLDPRINRRSFSEEEEERLMAAHRLYGNKWAMIARLFPGRTDNAVKNHWHVIMARKYREQSSAYRRRKLGHTVNRRLEEGATFYCPDAATRSDFTNPSPYPFAVLIGGDQGGSNGLPHLTSGGEESFSTGRDVFHHGFSSNNSLPHSGFSAGQAPFDFFSGSNNNNMPGFSGQNRSWDRPSFDESNHKDSYYTHHHPLTMMAMQQSSYQVSVVEASSSVSVAENNVTSHFESSIAPPPPPPPPPPPPFIDFLGVGAT